The nucleotide sequence CGATGAGATCGAGCCCAATTTCGGTACCATTCATCCCCTAGAGGGCTTGCGAATTATGCTGCAGGAGGATGAGGCGGCGGTTCTATCTGTGGCTCTGGAGGCATTGCATCGCTTCCTGAAGCAACACCACAACAAATTGGAACAGGACTTTCAAGCCTGCCAAGGGCGATATCGCATTCCCAATCCGCAATCCAAAAATCAGCCCAAAGAAAGCACCCTCTCGGTACAGGTGCGAACCTTGCCCGACGTGGCAGCAGATTTGTTGGAGCTCGGGGAGGAGGAGTCGGAAACACCTACCCACACGCTCCTGCGGGATGACTTGGTACCAGAAGGAGCCCAGTTGGGTTTGGGGGTTTTGCCCTGGACAACGGTAGAAGCCCTACGGCTGATGGGACAACTGCATCCGCTCCCCCAAAGCAACCTGGTGGAAGAGGGAGAAGGACTGCCGGTGGTGATTGTGCGTACCTCCCGTCCTAAGGCCAAGCAGTTGATCGAAAACCTGCGGGGAGAAGGCGGGCCACAGGGAATCTGTTTCAATACGGGGGTGGATCCCTTTGATGGCGATCGCTACGACCTGGAGATCGTGCAAACGGGCAACCAGGATCTGCACCTGTTTGGGGAATTTCCCGAAGATGATCCGGTTCACTCTATGGCTCGTAAACGCTGGGAACGGCGCTGCCGCGATACGGGGGGTTATTGCGGCTTAGTGGTGGCGATGGGGGTGACCTCGGTGCGTCCTGAGTTGCAAATGCGGCATATCCTAGCGCTTTTCGAAATGCAGGCTTTGAACCCAACGCGGTTGGGGCTAGGGCCGATGGTGCGGATCAGTCGTCAGTTTCACCTACCCTAGCCAGGGCAAGCTGAATACAGCTAGCAGAGAATGATGATCTCAGTAAAGAGTAAAGGATCTCAGGAGCTACTTTGCGGGCAACCTAGTATCAAACCTTCTCTGGAAGAAGGGATGGGGTAATATGGCTTTGCATTAAGCTGGTTTGCATTAAGCTTGATGTAACTGAGAGAACACACCTTACCTGTACGCGCTCGCGAGGCCCGGTCTAACCTGATGTCCTCATTCCAGTATCCCCCCCGTCCTGACCGCATTAGCGCAGCTCGTCAACAGGCGATTCGCCGAGGGATCCTTTGGTTATTGCTTGGGTTTACAGCGGTGGTGGCTGGCTCTGCCGGTGCCCTCTTGGCGGTGATGTTGCCCCGTCCGGTGATCCCCACCCCCCTGACTGCTGAACAACAGGAAGCCTTCCGACCGGATGCATTGCGGGTGGCTGCCCTGGATCGCTCGTTGCATATTCTCATCCTCGGCACCGACAATCCGGATCCCACCTTGCCCCTCCTTACTGAACGGGATCGCTTTAATACCCGCACCGATACCATTCTCTTGGCCCGTTTTGATCCCCAGTCCCGTCGAATCAGTATTCTGTCGATCCCCCGCGATACCCGCGTGCGGTTGCCTGGATTTGGCATCGGTAAGATCAATGCAGCCAACTTTGCGGGCGGCCCGGCGCTGGCGGCTCAGGTGGTGAGTGACTTAATGGGCGGGATCCCGATCGACCGTTACGTTCGCCTCAATACGGATGCCCTTGAGGCTTTGATCGATGCGGTGGGTGGGGTGGAGGTCTACGTGCCGGAGCCGATGCAGTATGTGGATCAAACCCAGCAGTTGTTCATCAACCTAGAACCAGGGTTACAACGCCTCAATGGAGAGCAAGCCCATCACTTTGCCCGCTTCCGCCGCGATCATCTGGGGCTAGGGGATATCGGTCGGGTGCAACGACAACAGGAATTGTTGCGGGCCCTCAGTCGGGAACTGCTCTCCCCTGCGGTTTGGCCACGGATCCCGAAGATTTTGCAAACCATTCGTGCCAACCTGGATACCAACCTGACCTGGGAAGAAGTGCTGACGCTGGCCAAGTTCATTCTCACCTCGGGTGGGGATCGGATTGACCTGGTACTGTTGCCGGGTCGATTTAGTCAACCCGGAGAATTTGCCACCAGCTACTGGCTGCCCGATGTCCCTGCTGTGCGGCGGGTGGCTGCTTCTCATTTCGGCTTAGAGGCTCAGGTGACCAGCATTCCCCCACAACGGCTGCGAATTGCCGTGCAAAATGCTACTGGAGAGCAAGGGATGGCCCGCCGCATGATCCAGGAATTGGCCAGACAGGGCTTTACCCAAGCCTTTGCCGTGGAAGACAGCACCCAGGTTTTGCGACAGACGGAAATTCTAGCCCAAAGTGGGGATCGAAACGGGGCCAAACAGATTCAAGCTGCCATTGGCCTCGGGGAAACACGGGTGGAATCTACAGGCATCCTCAATTCCGACATCACCATCCGGGTTGGCCAAGATTGGGCCCAACAGCTCACCCTCGATATCGACCAGGCGCAAGCTTTGCCTGGGGCAGCCCAGCTTTAGAGGGCGGGCGGTTCGGTTCCAAGTGCGGATTTCTGGAAAGGGGGCCTGCTTGTCGTGGGTTCCCCGGCTTCTGTAGATTGGCACTGAGCCCATTCGAGTGCTAAGCCTGCCTATGACCATGCTGGAGCAGGGATCCATCACGATCCACACCGAGAATATCTTCCCGATCATCAAGCAGTCTCTCTACTCCGACCGAGAGATCTTCCTGCGGGAGCTGGTCTCTAATGCTGCTGATGCCATTGCCAAGCTAAAAATGGCCAGTTTTGCTGGGGAATTGTCGGATCCCCCTGAACCCGAGATCGTCATCACTCTGGATAAAGAGGCAAAAACCCTAGCGGTAGCCGATAACGGCATTGGCATGACCGCCGAAGAAGTCAAGAAATACATTAACCAGGTGGCTTTTTCCAGCGCCGAAGAGTTTATCCACAAGTACAAAGGCAAAGAAGCAGAGCAAGCGATCATTGGGCATTTTGGTCTGGGCTTCTACTCCTCTTTTATGGTGTCGCGGCGAGTAGAGATCGATACCCTCTCCTACAAACCAGGTAGCACTGCTGTGAATTGGGCTTGCGATGGCACGACTGCCTTTACCCTCTCAGATTCGGAACGGGCCAGCATCGGCACCACCGTTACCCTTCACATCGCCCCGGATAATGAAGAGTATCTCGAACCCAGTCGGATTCGGGAATTAATCCGAAAATACTGTGATTTCATTCCCGTTCCCATTAAGTTGAATGGGGAGGTCATCAATAAGCAAAAGCCCCTCTGGAGAACCTCACCTTCTGAACTCAAAGACGAGGACTATCTTGAGTTTTATCGCTATCTGTATCCCTTCCAAGAGGATCCCCATTTTTGGGTTCATATCAACACCGACTACCCCTTTATCGTGCAAGGGATCCTCTATTTTCCCAAGTTACGCCCGGATATCGACCCTACCAAAGGGCAGGTGAAGTTGTTTTGTAATCAGGTCTTTGTACAAGACAACTGTGAGGAGGTGATCCCGAAGTTCCTGCTGCCCTTGCGGGGTGCTATCGACAGTCCCGATATTCCCCTTAATGTTTCCCGCAGCTTTTTGCAAAATGACCGCACCGTGCGGCGCATTGGTGACCATGTGGCCAAAAAAGTGGCGGATCGCCTCAATGAGCTTTATACAGAAGACTACGAAAAATATGTCAAGGTTTGGCCAGATATTAGCCTCTTCATGAAATTTGGGGCGATGAATAGCGATAAATTTTTCGCCCAAATTAAGGATATCCTGATCTTTCGTCTGGCCGGATCCCCTGCTGATAAGCCAGAGTATCTGACACTGCAAAGCTACCTGGAGCGTACCCGCGAGAAGCAAAACAAGCGAGTTTACTACGCTACTGATGAAGCTGCCCAAAGCGCCTACATCGACCTGCATCGTTCACAGGGTCTGGAGGTCTTGATGCTGGATAGCTGGATTGACAGCCATTTCAGCAGCTTCCTAGAGCGGGAGTATAAGGAAGACGGGATCCAATTCAAACGGGTGGATTCTGAGTTGGATGAAACCCTTGTGGACAAAGACAAGGCCGCAGAAATTGTCGATCCGGTCAGCAACAAAACCCGCAGTGAAAAATTGGTCGATTTGTTCAAGCAAGCCTTAGGCAAAGACAAGCTACAGGTGAAAGCCGAAGCCCTAAAATCGGAATCTGTCCCGGCAATGATCCTGCTGCCAGAGGCGTTGCGGCGGTTGCAGGAGCTGAATGCCATGATGCAGCAAAAGCCCCTCGAGTTTTTAGAGGAACATACCCTGATCCTGAATACGGCTCATCCGTTGGTGCAGAATTTGCAGGCACTGGCCGAAGAAGGTCGGGATCCTGACCTCGTTACTCTGATCTGCAACCACATTTACGACCTAGCTCTGATCACTCAAAAAAGTTTTGACCCGGCTTCAGCCCGTGCCTTTGTGCAGCGTTCCAATGAAGTGCTGACGCGCCTGACCCGTCGTCAGTAAGCAGTGCTATCTAGAGTAACTCCCGGCTTCAGGGCCCCTGAGTTTGTGGGGAGAGGGGGACGGGATCCGGATCCGTTGCTGCCATGGATCACGGGGTTCATTTGGCGCATCAGGGTGGCCATTTCCAGGGCGCTCATGGCATATTCCCAGCCCTTGTTGCTCTTAACCCCAGCCCGCTCGAGGGCCTGCTGCATCGTATCGGCGGTGAGAATGCCGAAGATTACCGGTACGCCGGTGCGAAACCCAGCCGCTGCAATGCCTTTAGCCACTTCAGCCGACACATAGTCGAAGTGGGGAGTTTGCCCACGAATCACTGCCCCCAGGCAAATGACAGCATCGTACCGGTGGGATTGGGCCAATTGGTGAGCCACCAAGGGGACCTCGAAGCTACCGGGCACCCAGTAGTAATCCACCTGCTCACTGTCGGGTGAAACATCCATCCCATGGCGCTTGAGGGCATCCTGACAGCCTTCTAGGAGCTTACCGGTGATCAAATCATTAAAGCGACCAATCACAATTGCCAGACGCAGATCGCCCGTCTGAACAAAATTGCCTTCGTAAACTGCCATTCCCCCTGCTCCGTTAGAAGGGATTCCCTAAGTTGGTTGTGTTCCACAGCAAAACCGTGTCTAACCATCGTGACATACTCCCGACTCCAACTGCTTAGGCGGCTATTGCTAGGCAACGCTAAGCGACCAAAGGGGGCTTCTCCTCCAAGATGGCCTCAGATTTTATGGTGCCCTGCACAACCTTCACCTCAGGGGTGCGGAGCATTAAAGGGCTGTCGTTTGTGTCTGTGCATGTCTGTGGGGCGATAGGAGATGGGCTTTACGAAGCTTGCGGTAAAGGGGTAAAAGTTAAGTCAGTCCTCACGTTCGCTGTGTTGTTGGCTCCCTTGAGGTAGACCCTATGCACTTATCGCCCCAGGAGAAAGACAAGCTGCTGGTTTACTTGGCTGCTCAATTGGCTCAGGATCGGCGGCAGCGGGGCCTCAAGCTTAATTACCCAGAGGCAGTGGCCTTTTTGAGTGCGGCAGTGCTAGAGGGTGCCCGAGAAGGCAAGACGGTGGCCCAACTGATGAGCGAAGGATTGACCTGGTTAAGCCGGGAGGATGTGATGGCTGGGATCCCAGAGATGATCCCCGAAATTCAGGTGGAGGCCACCTTCCCCGATGGCACTAAGTTGGTGACACTGCACCACCCCATTCGCTAAGTCGGTTGGGATCCCTGAGTTTAGACCTTAACGATTGAGACGGTTGGAGACTGCCCGCATGGCCCTGACTCGCAAATCGAAAATCAAGCCCAGTGCTGAAGCTGAAGCCGGTTTGGTACCGGGGGAGCTATTACTGGCGGAGGAACCCATCCAAGCCAATGTGGGGCGGGCTACCGTCACCCTGCAAGTGACCAACCAGGGGGATCGCCCTATCCAAGTGGGATCCCATTTTCACTTTTTCGAGGTGAACCGAGCTTTGGTGTTTGATCGGGCTGCCAGTTTTGGTATGCGCTTGAATATCCCTTCAGGGAATGCAGTACGTTTCGAGCCGGGGCAAACCCATCAGGTGACTTTGGTGGCGCTGGGGGGCAAAGGATTGGTGCATGGATTCAACAACCTGACAGAGGGCAGTGTTCGCTCAGGCACCCAAAAACGGCTGTCATTGGCGCGATTGCAGGAGTGGATGGGTTAAAAGGCAATTGGGGCAGGGTTAACCCCTCCTCAACTGTGCAGGTTTGAGCATCTGAACCGAGGCTCAGTCACATCCTATTCCCAGCCCAGATCCGTAACAGTAGTGCTATCCCTTCTTCCTCTAGGAGCCAGCACGATGTCGGAGCGCGAAACAGTTTTGTGGATGTGGGTGCAAGGTTTAGGGTTAAATTTATCCGGTCTGGCTTTGTTGGCGGCAACAGGTACCGTCTTTGGGCCGGTGGGCTGGACGGGAACGGGGGTAGCGATCATGTTGAAGCTGATCGGGGATGGACAACTGATCCGAGGCTACTGGCTCTGGCAAAGCCAACAGCAACAACTGGGATCCCCCTCTGAGCAGGCACCAGTTACTTGAGTCAGTTGCGGAGCGCGTACAAAAGGTAGCCAATAGAGATTCACCGTAACTGCGCTACCGTCACCCCCGTGCCTCCATCCTGGCTCTCAGCAGCCTCAAAGCTCTGTACCCGCGGATGCTCCCGCAAATAGGCTTGTACCCCGGCGCGAAGGCGACCGGTGCCATGACCGTGAATGATCCAGACGGGGCCAGGAGGAGCTTGGGCGAAGTGTTGCTCTAGGAGGATCTCGGCATCGGCAATGGTTTTTCCCCGCAGATCGAGGGTATTTTGGCGGGTGCGAAGGTTAAGGGGCGCTGGGGCAGAGGGGGCTGGGGGGGGTGCTTTGGGCCGTTGGCGCTGCTTGGCCTGATGCTCGTCGATGGGATCCAGGTGTCCACGAGGCACCGTAAATTTCAGAATGCCGCTGCGCACCACAAACACATCTTCTTCAACGGCGATCACCTCTCCGGTGTGGCCCAGACCCCGCAAGCGCACCCGGTCCCCAATTTCCGGCACAAATTCCGTTTCCACCGGTGCAGGAGGAGGGGAATAGCGTTCCTGAATTTCATCCAGCTTGGCGGTGATTTGCTGGGGGGCATCCCCCTGCTGTAGCTTGCGGATGGCGGCAGCCACTTCTTCTCGGGCAGCGGCCAAAAGGGCTTGGATCCCCTGGGTTTGTTTTTGCTCAAGCTGGGCTTCTCGTTCCGCCATCTGGCGGCTGCGCTGTTGCATCTGCCGTTGCAAGGCTTCTAGCTCTCGGTGCAGGGATCCCACTGCGGCGGCGCGGGCTTCCAAGTCCGCTCGTTGTTCTTCCAGCCCCGCGATCACCACATCCACTTGGCTTTCCCCCTGCAACCGTTGCTTGGCCCGTTCCAGAATCTCCGCATCCAGGTGCAGCCGTTGGGCAATGGTCAGGGCATTGGAACGGCCTGGGATCCCCCACAACAGACGATAGGTGGGGGCCAGCGTCGCCTCATCAAACTCCACCGAGGCATTTTCAAAGCCGGGATGCTGGTATTTCAGAGCCTTCAGCTCCCCGTAGTGGGTGGTGGCCAAGGTGAGCTGGGCATGTTCCGAGAGGAATTCCAGCAGTCCCGCGGCCAGGGCAGCACCCTCCGTGGGATCCGTCCCGGCACCGACTTCATCTAGCAAAATGAGGACGGATTGTGAGGTGGAGCGCAGAGCCTGCACCATGCGGCTGATGCGGCGAATATGTCCGGAAAAGGTGGAGAGGCT is from Thermostichus vulcanus str. 'Rupite' and encodes:
- a CDS encoding DUF6930 domain-containing protein codes for the protein MSGLPAATVRRLQKLPQVPSVWEGDRHSLSGRLRMGSQVSPGAAEGECILWVDGIQGVVRAMEVVPLGSGIEPMVRTLILAMERPHSASPARPQKIIVRDREVQFFLRGVLHELDIKVECQPELPLIDEILQSFEDAHERLSPPLPAEYADLLTQKALTLWQDAPWDYLEDHQVLAIELNHWDLETLYVSVMGRLGMEYGVLFYRSLHSLKQFRQDAGQPDTPEEMEEAFLKQDCLYLTFQARNPDLNELPDLDLAELDPDEIEPNFGTIHPLEGLRIMLQEDEAAVLSVALEALHRFLKQHHNKLEQDFQACQGRYRIPNPQSKNQPKESTLSVQVRTLPDVAADLLELGEEESETPTHTLLRDDLVPEGAQLGLGVLPWTTVEALRLMGQLHPLPQSNLVEEGEGLPVVIVRTSRPKAKQLIENLRGEGGPQGICFNTGVDPFDGDRYDLEIVQTGNQDLHLFGEFPEDDPVHSMARKRWERRCRDTGGYCGLVVAMGVTSVRPELQMRHILALFEMQALNPTRLGLGPMVRISRQFHLP
- a CDS encoding LCP family protein, which codes for MSSFQYPPRPDRISAARQQAIRRGILWLLLGFTAVVAGSAGALLAVMLPRPVIPTPLTAEQQEAFRPDALRVAALDRSLHILILGTDNPDPTLPLLTERDRFNTRTDTILLARFDPQSRRISILSIPRDTRVRLPGFGIGKINAANFAGGPALAAQVVSDLMGGIPIDRYVRLNTDALEALIDAVGGVEVYVPEPMQYVDQTQQLFINLEPGLQRLNGEQAHHFARFRRDHLGLGDIGRVQRQQELLRALSRELLSPAVWPRIPKILQTIRANLDTNLTWEEVLTLAKFILTSGGDRIDLVLLPGRFSQPGEFATSYWLPDVPAVRRVAASHFGLEAQVTSIPPQRLRIAVQNATGEQGMARRMIQELARQGFTQAFAVEDSTQVLRQTEILAQSGDRNGAKQIQAAIGLGETRVESTGILNSDITIRVGQDWAQQLTLDIDQAQALPGAAQL
- the htpG gene encoding molecular chaperone HtpG, encoding MTMLEQGSITIHTENIFPIIKQSLYSDREIFLRELVSNAADAIAKLKMASFAGELSDPPEPEIVITLDKEAKTLAVADNGIGMTAEEVKKYINQVAFSSAEEFIHKYKGKEAEQAIIGHFGLGFYSSFMVSRRVEIDTLSYKPGSTAVNWACDGTTAFTLSDSERASIGTTVTLHIAPDNEEYLEPSRIRELIRKYCDFIPVPIKLNGEVINKQKPLWRTSPSELKDEDYLEFYRYLYPFQEDPHFWVHINTDYPFIVQGILYFPKLRPDIDPTKGQVKLFCNQVFVQDNCEEVIPKFLLPLRGAIDSPDIPLNVSRSFLQNDRTVRRIGDHVAKKVADRLNELYTEDYEKYVKVWPDISLFMKFGAMNSDKFFAQIKDILIFRLAGSPADKPEYLTLQSYLERTREKQNKRVYYATDEAAQSAYIDLHRSQGLEVLMLDSWIDSHFSSFLEREYKEDGIQFKRVDSELDETLVDKDKAAEIVDPVSNKTRSEKLVDLFKQALGKDKLQVKAEALKSESVPAMILLPEALRRLQELNAMMQQKPLEFLEEHTLILNTAHPLVQNLQALAEEGRDPDLVTLICNHIYDLALITQKSFDPASARAFVQRSNEVLTRLTRRQ
- the ribH gene encoding 6,7-dimethyl-8-ribityllumazine synthase, with translation MAVYEGNFVQTGDLRLAIVIGRFNDLITGKLLEGCQDALKRHGMDVSPDSEQVDYYWVPGSFEVPLVAHQLAQSHRYDAVICLGAVIRGQTPHFDYVSAEVAKGIAAAGFRTGVPVIFGILTADTMQQALERAGVKSNKGWEYAMSALEMATLMRQMNPVIHGSNGSGSRPPLPTNSGALKPGVTLDSTAY
- a CDS encoding urease subunit gamma — protein: MHLSPQEKDKLLVYLAAQLAQDRRQRGLKLNYPEAVAFLSAAVLEGAREGKTVAQLMSEGLTWLSREDVMAGIPEMIPEIQVEATFPDGTKLVTLHHPIR
- a CDS encoding urease subunit beta; this translates as MALTRKSKIKPSAEAEAGLVPGELLLAEEPIQANVGRATVTLQVTNQGDRPIQVGSHFHFFEVNRALVFDRAASFGMRLNIPSGNAVRFEPGQTHQVTLVALGGKGLVHGFNNLTEGSVRSGTQKRLSLARLQEWMG